From a region of the Phaseolus vulgaris cultivar G19833 chromosome 6, P. vulgaris v2.0, whole genome shotgun sequence genome:
- the LOC137833187 gene encoding equilibrative nucleotide transporter 3-like isoform X1, with protein sequence MTLSNENEAPRKLEGKFQARVVCFILGLGSLVAWSSMLTVGDYYYTLFPFVATSGKGGIGPYIVVCLLSACFGIADAHVQGGMVGDLSYMCPEFIQSFFAGLAASGALASGLRLVTKVGFENSKNGLGKGTMLFFAISTVFEFFCIILYAFYFPKLSIVKYYRSKAALEGSKTVSADLAAAGIHDQTNQQVEFDAKNLERLSNKQLFLQNIDLAADLFLIYVLTLSIFPGFLYENTGSHQLGTWYPLVLIAMYNVLDLISRYIPLIKCLTLESRKGLVIAVVSRFVLIPAFYFTAKYGDQGWMIMLVSFLGLTNGYLTVCVFTMAPKGYKGPEQNALGNLLVLFLFSGIFAGVALDWLWLIGKSGF encoded by the exons ATGACTCTTTCTAATGAAAATGAAGCACCAAGAAAGTTAGAG GGAAAATTCCAAGCCAGGGTGGTTTGTTTCATTCTTGGATTGGGCTCTCTTGTTGCTTGGAGCAGTATGTTGACAGTAGGAGATTATTACTACACTCTATTCCCT TTCGTAGCAACATCAGGGAAAGGGGGAATTGGACCTTACATTGTTGTATGTCTCCTTTCTGCTTGTTTTGGAATTGCAGATGCTCATGTCCAGGGTGGCATGGTCGGAGACTTGTCTTATATGTGTCCTGAGTTCATCCAG TCTTTCTTTGCTGGTTTGGCTGCCTCAGGAGCTCTAGCTTCTGGTTTGAGACTTGTCACCAAAGTGGGTTTTGAGAATTCAAAAAATGGTCTTGGAAAAGGGACTA TGCTATTTTTTGCAATCTCTacagtttttgagtttttctgCATAATTCTATACGCATTTTACTTCCCAAAGTTGTCCATAGTAAAATATTACCGTTCAAAGGCTGCTTTAGAAGGATCAAAAACTGTATCAGCCGATCTTGCAGCTGCCGGCATTCATGACCAGACCAACCAGCAA GTTGAATTTGATGCTAAAAATTTAGAACGGCTGAGCAATAAACAACTATTTCTACAGAACATTGATCTTGCAGCTGATTTGTTTCTAATATATGTGTTAACACTATCAATTTTTCCTGGATTTTTGTATGAAAATACTGGATCACACCAGCTAGGAACATG gtaccCTCTTGTTTTGATTGCAATGTACAACGTGCTTGATCTAATATCCAGATATATTCCCCTTATCAAATGCCTGACGTTGGAATCCAGAAAGGGTTTAGTCATTGCAGTGGTTTCTAGATTCGTGTTGATCCCAGCATTTTACTTCACAGCAAAATATGGTGACCAGGGATGGATGATCATGCTTGTGTCTTTCTTGGGACTAACCAATGGTTACCTCACTGTTTGTGTATTTACCATGGCTCCAAAAGGTTACAAG GGGCCAGAACAAAATGCATTGGGTAATTTGCTGGTGCTGTTTCTGTTTAGTGGCATATTTGCTGGGGTTGCTCTTGATTGGTTGTGGCTCATAGGAAAATCAGgcttttaa
- the LOC137833187 gene encoding equilibrative nucleotide transporter 3-like isoform X2, translating to MTLSNENEAPRKLEGKFQARVVCFILGLGSLVAWSSMLTVGDYYYTLFPRYHPSRVLTLVYQPFALGTMAILTYNESRINTRLRNLIGYSLFSVGTLLLFVFVATSGKGGIGPYIVVCLLSACFGIADAHVQGGMVGDLSYMCPEFIQSFFAGLAASGALASGLRLVTKVGFENSKNGLGKGTMLFFAISTVFEFFCIILYAFYFPKLSIVKYYRSKAALEGSKTVSADLAAAGIHDQTNQQVEFDAKNLERLSNKQLFLQNIDLAADLFLIYVLTLSIFPGFLYENTGSHQLGTWYPLVLIAMYNVLDLISRYIPLIKCLTLESRKGLVIAVVSRFVLIPAFYFTAKYGDQGWMIMLVSFLGLTNGYLTVCVFTMAPKGYKGPEQNALGNLLVLFLFSGIFAGVALDWLWLIGKSGF from the exons ATGACTCTTTCTAATGAAAATGAAGCACCAAGAAAGTTAGAG GGAAAATTCCAAGCCAGGGTGGTTTGTTTCATTCTTGGATTGGGCTCTCTTGTTGCTTGGAGCAGTATGTTGACAGTAGGAGATTATTACTACACTCTATTCCCT AGATACCATCCTTCGCGTGTACTCACCCTTGTTTATCAACCCTTTGCACTTGGTACTATGGCAATACTGACCTATAATGAGTCAAGGATCAACACTAGATTGAGGAACTTAATTGGCTACTCTCTTTTCTCTGTTGGTACTTTGTTACTGTTTGTT TTCGTAGCAACATCAGGGAAAGGGGGAATTGGACCTTACATTGTTGTATGTCTCCTTTCTGCTTGTTTTGGAATTGCAGATGCTCATGTCCAGGGTGGCATGGTCGGAGACTTGTCTTATATGTGTCCTGAGTTCATCCAG TCTTTCTTTGCTGGTTTGGCTGCCTCAGGAGCTCTAGCTTCTGGTTTGAGACTTGTCACCAAAGTGGGTTTTGAGAATTCAAAAAATGGTCTTGGAAAAGGGACTA TGCTATTTTTTGCAATCTCTacagtttttgagtttttctgCATAATTCTATACGCATTTTACTTCCCAAAGTTGTCCATAGTAAAATATTACCGTTCAAAGGCTGCTTTAGAAGGATCAAAAACTGTATCAGCCGATCTTGCAGCTGCCGGCATTCATGACCAGACCAACCAGCAA GTTGAATTTGATGCTAAAAATTTAGAACGGCTGAGCAATAAACAACTATTTCTACAGAACATTGATCTTGCAGCTGATTTGTTTCTAATATATGTGTTAACACTATCAATTTTTCCTGGATTTTTGTATGAAAATACTGGATCACACCAGCTAGGAACATG gtaccCTCTTGTTTTGATTGCAATGTACAACGTGCTTGATCTAATATCCAGATATATTCCCCTTATCAAATGCCTGACGTTGGAATCCAGAAAGGGTTTAGTCATTGCAGTGGTTTCTAGATTCGTGTTGATCCCAGCATTTTACTTCACAGCAAAATATGGTGACCAGGGATGGATGATCATGCTTGTGTCTTTCTTGGGACTAACCAATGGTTACCTCACTGTTTGTGTATTTACCATGGCTCCAAAAGGTTACAAG GGGCCAGAACAAAATGCATTGGGTAATTTGCTGGTGCTGTTTCTGTTTAGTGGCATATTTGCTGGGGTTGCTCTTGATTGGTTGTGGCTCATAGGAAAATCAGgcttttaa